In the genome of Microbacterium paraoxydans, the window GCCGTTCGAGGGCGACCTGCGGCTCGTCGCCGGCGCGCAGAACCTCGCCGTGACGCCGTCCCACGCTCTGGAGCACGGATTCCTGTCCGGCCGTCACCGGACGAAGGCCCTCGCATCGCGCGGCGTCCGCGGCGAGCAGCTGCGGGGTCACCTCAACCGCCGCGGGACCAAGGTGCTGCGTGCGCTGGATCAGGTCGCGGCGGAGCTCGCCGTGCCTGTCGCGGCCGTGTCCATCGCATGGCTGCTCGCACAGCGCACGGTCGCCGCGCCGATCGTGAACACGTTCGCGACCGACCACGTCGACGAGCTGATGCAGGGCGCGGGGGTCACGCTGTCCCGGGTGCAGGTCGCCGACCTCACCCGCGCGGGCGCCTGAGCTCGCGGCGCCCGTGACATAGGGTGGAAGAGGAAGACCGGCGGATGCTGGCGATGAGGCGAGCGAGCGAGTTGTGACGCACTACATATATCTGGTCAGACACGGTGAACATCAGGATGCCGAGCACGGCCTCGCCGACGGACCGCTCTCCCCGCGCGGTCAGCGGCAGGCGGAGCTCATCGCGGACCGCCTGTCCGGCCTCCCGCTCGACGCCGTCTGGCACTCGCCGCTCCTGAGGGCCGCGGAGACGGCGAGAGCGATCGCCGGCCGACTCCCGTCCGTGGATCCGGAGCCCTCCGCTCTGCTCTTCGACTGCGTGCCGACGGGGATGACGGAGGAGACGCCGGCGGTGTTCGAGCCCTTCTTCGGCTCCGTGACCGAGGCGGAGATCGAGGCGGGCCGCGCGCAGATGTCGGATGCCGTCAACGAGTTCCTCGTGCGGAAGACCGG includes:
- a CDS encoding histidine phosphatase family protein encodes the protein MTHYIYLVRHGEHQDAEHGLADGPLSPRGQRQAELIADRLSGLPLDAVWHSPLLRAAETARAIAGRLPSVDPEPSALLFDCVPTGMTEETPAVFEPFFGSVTEAEIEAGRAQMSDAVNEFLVRKTGDVHEVLITHNFVISWFVREVLAAPDWRWMTLNQSHCGLTVIAQKQGRPWTLLTHNDTGHLPMELRTGIPDALLV